From the Homo sapiens chromosome 1, GRCh38.p14 Primary Assembly genome, one window contains:
- the ZZZ3 gene encoding ZZ-type zinc finger-containing protein 3 isoform X1, whose translation MAASRSTRVTRSTVGLNGLDESFCGRTLRNRSIAHPEEISSNSQVRSRSPKKRPEPVPIQKGNNNGRTTDLKQQSTRESWVSPRKRGLSSSEKDNIERQAIENCERRQTEPVSPVLKRIKRCLRSEAPNSSEEDSPIKSDKESVEQRSTVVDNDADFQGTKRACRCLILDDCEKREIKKVNVSEEGPLNSAVVEEITGYLAVNGVDDSDSAVINCDDCQPDGNTKQNSIGSYVLQEKSVAENGDTDTQTSMFLDSRKEDSYIDHKVPCTDSQVQVKLEDHKIVTACLPVEHVNQLTTEPATGPFSETQSSLRDSEEEVDVVGDSSASKEQCKENTNNELDTSLESMPASGEPEPSPVLDCVSAQMMSLSEPQEHRYTLRTSPRRAAPTRGSPTKNSSPYRENGQFEENNLSPNETNATVSDNVSQSPTNPGEISQNEKGICCDSQNNGSEGVSKPPSEARLNIGHLPSAKESASQHITEEEDDDPDVYYFESDHVALKHNKEYFVTQEDLIYSQ comes from the coding sequence ATGGCTGCTTCCCGATCTACTCGTGTTACAAGATCAACAGTGGGGTTAAACGGCTTGGATGAATCTTTTTGTGGTAGAACTTTAAGGAATCGTAGCATTGCGCATCCTGAAGAAATCTCTTCTAATTCTCAAGTACGATCAAGATCACCAAAGAAGAGACCAGAGCCTGTGCCAattcagaaaggaaataataatgggagaaccactgatttaaaaCAGCAGAGTACCCGAGAATCATGGGTAAGCCCTAGGAAAAGAGGACTTTCTTCTTCAGAAAAGGATAACATAGAAAGGCAGGCTATAGAAAATTGTGAGAGAAGGCAAACAGAACCTGTTTCAccagttttaaaaagaattaagcgTTGTCTTAGATCTGAAGCACCAAACAGTTCAGAAGAAGATTCTCCTATAAAATCAGACAAGGAGTCAGTAGAACAGAGGAGTACAGTAGTGGACAATGATGCAGATTTTCAAGGGACTAAACGAGCTTGTCGATGTCTTATACTGGATGATTGTgagaaaagggaaattaaaaaggTGAATGTCAGTGAGGAAGGGCCACTTAATTCTGCAGTAGTTGAAGAAATCACAGGCTATTTGGCTGTCAATGGTGTTGATGACAGTGATTCAGCTGTTATAAACTGTGATGACTGTCAGCCTGATGGGAACACTAAACAAAATAGCATTGGTTCCTATGTGTTACAGGAAAAATCAGTAGCTGAAAATGGGGATACGGATACCCAAACTTCAATGTTCCTTGATAGTAGGAAGGAGGACAGTTATATAGACCATAAGGTGCCTTGCACAGATTCACAAGTGCAGGTCAAGTTGGAGGACCACAAAATAGTAACTGCCTGCTTGCCTGTGGAACATGTTAATCAGCTGACTACTGAGCCAGCTACAGGGCCCTTTTCTGAAACTCAGTCATCTTTAAGGGATTCTGAGGAGGAAGTAGATGTGGTGGGAGATAGCAGTGCCTCAAAAGAGCAGTGTAAAGAAAACACCAATAACGAACTGGACACAAGTCTTGAGAGTATGCCAGCCTCCGGAGAACCTGAACCATCTCCTGTTCTAGACTGTGTTTCAGCTCAAATGATGTCTTTATCAGAACCTCAAGAACATCGTTATACTCTGAGAACCTCACCACGAAGGGCAGCCCCTACCAGAGGTAGTCCCACTAAAAACAGTTCTCCTTACAGAGAAAATGGACAATTTGAGGAGAATAATCTTAGTCCTAATGAAACAAATGCAACTGTTAGTGATAATGTAAGTCAATCTCCTACAAATCCTGgtgaaatttctcaaaatgaaaaagggaTATGTTGTGACTCTCAAAATAATGGAAGTGAAGGAGTAAGTAAACCACCCTCAGAGGCAAGACTCAATATTGGACATTTGCCATCTGCCAAAGAGAGTGCCAGTCAGCACATTACAGAAGAGGAAGATGATGATCCTGATGTTTATTACTTTGAATCAGATCATGTGGCACTGAAACACAACAAAGA